Within the Pseudomonas chlororaphis subsp. aurantiaca genome, the region CATAATCGTGTGCTTCATGGTTCTACCTTCCTTGTTGGGTCTGCTGGTTTATTCTGAGCGCCTGTCTCGTGGTTGTACTCACCAAGGTGCTTACCACGCTTGTTGTACACCTCGACCGCTCCATGCTGGAAATCCCACTCGTAGATCGTGCCGTCTCTATCCTTCCAACGTGGGCGTATGCCGCCGCCTTGAATTGGGGTCTTTGCTTTGGCCCATTTTGCGTCTGGAAACCCTGGTAAGAAGTTAGGCTTGGGATGGTAGCGGTTCCCTGGCACGCTAAGCGCAATATAAATTGGTTGAATGCCCGTATCGGGGAACCAGATGATTGCGTCTTGGTAGTCAGGCGGATGCTCTGGGTTGACCAGGATTTTATCGGCCTGTTCGGTCGGCGGGTATACCCATGCCCCAGGCTTCAACGAGGCGCCTTCAAGTGCGGGAATGCCTAATACAGCATTTGGGTCGGCTGCCGGGGTCCATATGACCTCTATGCCATTCCCAATGTCTGCGACCAGTTGATCACCCCGTGCTTTTGCTTCGATGACAGGCACCTGCTGCCACTCTGCCTTGGTCCCGGTATAGAACCCGTACACGCTCACAGAGCCATCTGGAAGGTGTTTCACGTTGACCCGCACACGGGTATTCCCTTGGCTCAACTGAGCGTACTGCTCGGACGTATAGAAAGCGCTGTCAGCAGACGTATCGTCAGGCAGTAGTAATGCAGCAAATCCCACAGCTGTCGCTGGACCGGCCAACGCTAAGGTGCCTCGAAGACGGGCCAAGAGGGCGGCAGCACTATCGGAGCCACCAATCCATTGCAATACAGTCCCGCTTGCGGATATCGCTTGGCCGGTCCCCATCACCGCATAGGTGCCGTACTGCTTCAGTGACTCGACAGGTACAAAACCGCCTGGGTTGCTGTGGTTGATTACCCCATCGGGTAACGTGCAGGACTTGGCAAAGACACAGCCTATAGGGTCGGGCGCTGCCTCTGGCTTCGCAGGGAGGTCTTTGTATTCAGCCCAGCGCTGTTCACCGATATCAACCGGCTCCACGCCTTTGTTTCGATAACCTTTAGGGGTATTGGCTACATAAGCGCTCATCCGTGTCTGCTTCCGCATTGTCCATAAAAAAGCCCCCAGGATGGAGGCGAATTGTTTGCAGTTGGCAGCTGGACGTTACCTTAAAGAGAGGCGAGCGGTATGTAGGATAATTCTGAACTTTAATGAAGCCCCTTCGAGAATCTGGCAGAAAAATCTGAATGACCACCTCAATCCACGTATGCGCCCAGGTTCCCCCGTGGGCCCTCGCGCCTGAGCCTCATCGCGTGTCCGCATGGGGTCCTTATCGCGCCCGCGCAGGCCTCAAAGTGTTAGAACTCTGTTAGAACAGTGTTAGACATGTCCCGCGAGAAGCCCGTAGAATGGCCACTGCCTGCCTCATCTGGGCCCTTTCTGAGTAGATTGCCAACTCACCTCGTAGCCAGTTGTGCCGATGAATATCCCTAATCTGATCACCGTTCTACGCGTTCTGCTCATCCCAATCTTCATTTTGCTGTTTTACTTGCCTTACAACTGGAGCTACATGGCCGCCAGTTCCGTCTTCGCGTTCGCCGCGGCCACCGACTGGCTCGATGGCTACCTGGCGCGACGCCTGGAGCAAAGCACGCCGTTCGGGGCCTTCCTCGATCCGGTGGCCGACAAGTTGATGGTGGCGGTGGCCCTGGTACTGCTGGTGCAAGAGCACGGCAACCTGTGGCTGACCCTGCCGGCGGCGGTGATCATCGGACGCGAAATCGTCGTTTCCGCCCTCCGCGAGTGGATGGCCGAACTGGGTGCCCGCGCGCAAGTAGCGGTATCCAACATGGGCAAATGGAAAACCGCCGCGCAGATGCTGGCGCTGGTGATCCTGCTGGCCAACCCACCGGCCTTCACCTTCTGGGTGCTGCTGGGTTATGCACTGTTGCTGATCGCGGGAGGGCTGACCCTGTGGTCCATGCTGCAGTACCTGCGCGCTGCCTGGCCGCATCTGAAGACTGATGTAGAAAAGAAATAAAACTTTTTTGAATCAAGGGGTTGACGCAGTTTCAAATTTCTATAGAATGCACACCACCAAGACGCGGGAATAGCTCAGTTGGTAGAGCACGACCTTGCCAAGGTCGGGGTCGCGAGTTCGAGTCTCGTTTCCCGCTCCAAATATTGCGCTGCAGAGTTCCACTGAATTCTGTAAGTGATTGAAATCAGGACCTTCGGGTCCTTTTTTCGTTCCGGCGGGAACCACTGAAATCCAGCACTATCCAGTGCTTTTAAGTCCCGATTTAAGTCTCGAATGGAGATCTTGAATTCGGATGTGCACTGAATCGGATTTTTGTTGGAGCAGCTTGGATAGCGAGACGAGCATCCGACCCTGGCTCTGTTCAGGAGCTCGCGATGGCACTCTCGGATACGACCGTTCGGCAAGCCCAGAATCACTGGCATGACTACACGATAGGCGACACGGATGGGCTTGCGCTCAACGTGACGGCCCGCGGCGGGAAAATCTGGCGTTTCAGATACTACTGGGCGGGCGTGCAGAAGCGCATGTCTCTGGGTAGCTATCCGCAAATCAGCCTCAAAGAAGCCGTGCCCGACGTGACGAGGCGCGAGCCTTGGTCGCCCAAGGCTCAATCCCTATGAGTCCTGTCGACAATGGAGCGTTAGTCGAGCTCCGCCACGTTCGCTGGTACCGACC harbors:
- a CDS encoding colicin E3/pyocin S6 family cytotoxin; this translates as MSAYVANTPKGYRNKGVEPVDIGEQRWAEYKDLPAKPEAAPDPIGCVFAKSCTLPDGVINHSNPGGFVPVESLKQYGTYAVMGTGQAISASGTVLQWIGGSDSAAALLARLRGTLALAGPATAVGFAALLLPDDTSADSAFYTSEQYAQLSQGNTRVRVNVKHLPDGSVSVYGFYTGTKAEWQQVPVIEAKARGDQLVADIGNGIEVIWTPAADPNAVLGIPALEGASLKPGAWVYPPTEQADKILVNPEHPPDYQDAIIWFPDTGIQPIYIALSVPGNRYHPKPNFLPGFPDAKWAKAKTPIQGGGIRPRWKDRDGTIYEWDFQHGAVEVYNKRGKHLGEYNHETGAQNKPADPTRKVEP
- the pgsA gene encoding CDP-diacylglycerol--glycerol-3-phosphate 3-phosphatidyltransferase; the encoded protein is MNIPNLITVLRVLLIPIFILLFYLPYNWSYMAASSVFAFAAATDWLDGYLARRLEQSTPFGAFLDPVADKLMVAVALVLLVQEHGNLWLTLPAAVIIGREIVVSALREWMAELGARAQVAVSNMGKWKTAAQMLALVILLANPPAFTFWVLLGYALLLIAGGLTLWSMLQYLRAAWPHLKTDVEKK